A genomic window from Levilactobacillus yonginensis includes:
- a CDS encoding TerC family protein, with protein MLHFLGQLYGPFFDIHNWETVITSGNDWLIIFSLVLIECLLSVDNAVVLAAQTQSLPTKKEQEESLFYGIWGAYIFRFIIIGLGTYLINFWEIKVIGALYLVFLVFQYFTKTRVKHTRKLVKDKKRRLLPLFWSVVLQIEMMDIIFSVDSVLASLAISNNPVIVLIGGLIGILAMRGVAEVIMKLMRRIPELEPMAYILIGIIAVKLFVSIPAIDVEIPATLFGIVVLGAIVLTLLIHVIRKRRQPQTDKSTKKTSNSTES; from the coding sequence TTGCTACATTTTCTTGGCCAGTTGTACGGGCCATTCTTTGATATTCATAATTGGGAAACAGTCATTACTTCGGGAAACGACTGGCTCATCATCTTTTCCTTGGTGTTGATCGAGTGTTTGTTGTCCGTAGATAATGCTGTGGTTCTTGCCGCGCAGACACAGTCGTTACCTACCAAAAAGGAGCAGGAAGAATCCTTGTTCTACGGGATTTGGGGGGCTTATATCTTCCGGTTCATCATCATTGGACTGGGAACTTACCTGATTAATTTCTGGGAAATCAAGGTCATTGGGGCCTTGTACCTGGTCTTCCTAGTCTTCCAGTACTTCACTAAGACGCGGGTAAAACATACGCGTAAATTGGTGAAGGATAAAAAACGGCGATTACTACCACTGTTTTGGTCGGTAGTCTTACAGATTGAAATGATGGATATTATTTTCTCCGTCGATTCCGTCTTGGCTTCGCTGGCCATCTCAAATAACCCGGTTATTGTCTTAATTGGGGGCCTGATTGGGATCCTAGCGATGCGGGGTGTGGCTGAGGTCATTATGAAGTTGATGCGCCGGATTCCTGAGCTGGAACCTATGGCCTACATCTTAATTGGAATCATTGCTGTGAAGTTGTTTGTGTCCATTCCAGCAATTGACGTTGAGATTCCCGCCACGTTATTTGGCATTGTTGTCTTGGGTGCCATCGTGTTGACGCTATTGATCCACGTGATTCGCAAGCGGCGGCAACCGCAGACCGATAAGTCAACCAAGAAGACGTCTAATTCAACTGAATCGTAG
- a CDS encoding MucBP domain-containing protein, which yields MSKQWRSWWLLLGVFVLGIAGFTVTGQAAATGKVVVTYQDVNGTVLARKTLKGKVGHQCKTSRKNRRVNPQMYAWNKEQPRHYRGKFTKQTIRVTYKFLTPTAFFRLWGGDGSQMTNIQMDGNHLIYDVSTSLKGPHFLRATNFTKGKVTVNNQYRLTRGKVFKGKISGTTFKSLVITRKRIQAKFWAYHKLYTYKFTVKPLKLVHP from the coding sequence GTGAGTAAGCAATGGCGTAGTTGGTGGCTACTGTTGGGCGTGTTTGTTCTCGGAATTGCCGGGTTCACAGTGACTGGACAAGCGGCCGCCACGGGGAAAGTTGTTGTGACCTATCAAGATGTCAATGGCACCGTGTTGGCACGGAAGACGTTGAAAGGTAAGGTCGGTCACCAGTGTAAAACCTCTAGAAAAAACCGGCGGGTGAATCCCCAAATGTACGCGTGGAATAAAGAGCAACCGCGGCATTATCGGGGAAAGTTTACCAAGCAGACGATTCGGGTAACGTATAAATTTTTGACGCCAACCGCTTTCTTCCGGCTCTGGGGTGGGGATGGCTCACAGATGACCAACATTCAGATGGATGGTAATCATTTGATTTATGATGTCTCAACCAGTCTGAAGGGGCCCCATTTCTTGCGAGCAACGAACTTCACTAAGGGGAAAGTCACGGTGAACAACCAGTACCGACTGACTCGGGGGAAAGTGTTCAAAGGAAAGATCAGTGGTACGACGTTTAAATCGTTAGTGATTACCAGAAAACGGATCCAGGCGAAATTTTGGGCATATCATAAGCTGTATACGTATAAGTTTACTGTAAAGCCGCTTAAATTAGTTCACCCGTAG
- a CDS encoding IS256 family transposase: protein MTQFNKEIMAALAQKQDLDEVFRQHLETAINDLMHEELSSFLGYEPYDRQGFNSGNSRNGHYLRTFKTKYGELNLEIPRDRNGIFNTKTIPSYQRQTDGLEATVVQLYEKGITTSEIADLIEKMYGAHYTSQTVSNLTKVVDQQVNAFKTRPLASRYAVIYVDATYLPLRRDSVAKEAVHIAIGIRPNGMKEVLAYQVAPTESSTVWEELLVDIQQRGVKEVLLFVADGLVGLTNTIGDHFPKAKLQQCLIHVSRNIEAHVRTKDRQEVLNDFKLIHQAATMDDAKQALADFIDKWQKTYPKVTNKLEDNLHLLTCFTFPAAIRSSIYSTNLIESFNKKLKRQTKKKEQFPNEPALERVLVTVIRDYNGQNFERTHRGFKQIQDTLESMY from the coding sequence ATGACTCAGTTTAACAAAGAAATTATGGCAGCACTAGCACAAAAGCAAGATTTAGATGAAGTTTTTCGGCAACATTTGGAAACGGCCATCAATGATTTAATGCACGAGGAACTTTCGTCGTTCCTCGGTTATGAGCCTTATGATCGCCAAGGTTTTAACAGCGGCAATTCACGCAATGGGCATTATCTGCGGACCTTTAAGACTAAGTATGGAGAATTAAATTTGGAGATTCCACGCGATCGAAATGGTATTTTTAATACGAAAACTATCCCGAGCTATCAACGACAAACGGATGGCTTAGAGGCTACTGTTGTCCAGCTCTACGAAAAAGGGATTACCACTAGTGAGATTGCGGATTTGATTGAGAAAATGTATGGGGCTCATTACACATCACAAACGGTTTCGAACCTCACGAAGGTCGTTGACCAACAGGTCAACGCCTTCAAAACGCGTCCTCTAGCGAGCCGATACGCAGTCATTTATGTGGACGCAACATACTTACCACTTCGCCGGGACTCAGTGGCTAAAGAAGCCGTGCATATCGCCATTGGCATTCGACCAAATGGAATGAAAGAGGTCCTAGCATACCAAGTCGCTCCAACTGAATCCAGTACCGTTTGGGAAGAGCTTCTCGTGGACATCCAGCAGCGTGGTGTAAAGGAAGTCCTCTTATTCGTGGCCGATGGCTTAGTCGGCCTTACCAACACAATTGGTGACCACTTCCCTAAGGCTAAGCTCCAGCAGTGCCTGATCCACGTCAGTCGGAACATTGAAGCTCACGTTCGAACTAAGGACCGACAAGAGGTTCTTAACGACTTCAAACTGATCCATCAAGCAGCTACCATGGACGACGCAAAACAAGCCTTAGCTGACTTCATAGACAAGTGGCAAAAGACGTATCCAAAAGTAACGAACAAGCTAGAAGATAATCTTCATCTCTTGACCTGTTTCACGTTTCCAGCTGCGATACGCAGTAGCATCTACAGCACAAATCTCATTGAATCGTTCAACAAGAAGCTAAAACGACAGACAAAGAAGAAAGAACAATTTCCAAATGAACCAGCGCTAGAACGAGTTCTGGTCACAGTTATTCGTGACTACAACGGCCAAAATTTTGAGCGAACGCATCGAGGTTTTAAGCAAATTCAGGACACGTTAGAATCCATGTATTAG
- a CDS encoding IS30 family transposase: MKEVFVLMQEQLTMNRPKGHHLTLKERGNIEVYFNHDKLSRRKIAELLGVSPQTINNEIKRGLVTNKKIVNGNVVFYEVYVAELADQRYHENRKACHRPCKFFQAADFIAFFVEHFKTDGWAPDAAVGRAKVLNLFRPDEMVCTQTLYKYIDEQLLEVCNLDLTEKMRRRLPKHVNHKNKRVMGRSIEERPAEVDSRKTFGHFEIDTIVGKRDGHESVIMTLIERQTRFQFIRLIDGRDADSVEYALREILAEYGPVIKSITADNGPEFALLSEALRSVAPVFHTHPFTSSERGTNEVHNRMVRYDFPKGMSLDAVSPRAVARTADKLNNTPRRLLGFQTPAELFAAACG, encoded by the coding sequence ATGAAAGAGGTCTTCGTCTTGATGCAAGAACAGCTTACCATGAATCGTCCCAAGGGTCACCATCTAACTTTGAAAGAGCGTGGAAACATTGAGGTCTACTTTAACCACGACAAGCTTTCTCGGCGGAAGATTGCTGAGTTACTTGGCGTTAGCCCGCAAACCATAAACAACGAAATCAAGCGAGGCTTGGTAACCAATAAGAAAATCGTTAACGGTAACGTAGTCTTCTATGAGGTCTACGTGGCGGAACTAGCCGACCAGCGGTACCACGAGAACCGCAAGGCCTGCCACAGGCCTTGTAAGTTCTTCCAGGCGGCTGACTTTATAGCCTTCTTTGTAGAACACTTTAAGACTGATGGCTGGGCTCCAGATGCTGCTGTAGGCCGCGCCAAGGTGTTAAACCTTTTTCGGCCTGACGAGATGGTCTGTACCCAAACGTTGTACAAGTACATCGACGAACAACTTTTAGAGGTCTGTAACTTAGATCTTACCGAGAAAATGCGGCGGCGACTACCCAAGCACGTTAATCACAAAAATAAGCGTGTAATGGGACGGAGTATTGAAGAACGTCCGGCTGAAGTTGACTCTCGCAAGACGTTTGGTCATTTCGAGATTGATACTATCGTTGGTAAACGTGATGGCCATGAGAGTGTGATTATGACCCTGATTGAGCGTCAAACTCGCTTCCAATTTATCCGTCTGATTGACGGGCGTGACGCCGATTCGGTTGAGTACGCCCTGCGAGAAATCCTCGCAGAGTATGGACCAGTTATCAAGTCGATCACCGCTGATAACGGACCTGAGTTTGCCTTGCTGAGCGAGGCATTGCGTTCAGTGGCACCAGTCTTTCATACGCACCCGTTCACCTCTAGTGAACGGGGAACCAATGAGGTCCATAACCGGATGGTCCGCTATGACTTTCCCAAAGGCATGTCCTTAGACGCCGTAAGTCCTCGGGCTGTTGCTAGAACAGCGGACAAGTTGAATAACACACCTCGTCGTCTGCTAGGCTTCCAGACTCCCGCCGAACTCTTCGCCGCCGCCTGCGGCTAG
- a CDS encoding NAD(P)-dependent oxidoreductase — MQIGFIGTGVMGTGIVKNLLQAGRSVVVFNRTKAHAHAVLDAGATWADTPQAVATQSDIVMTMVGYPSDVEAVYSGDHGVFAGIQAGSVVVDMTTSTPALAVKLTEIAHDHGVQALDAPVSGGDVGAKNATLTVMVGGDQGAYDRVLPVFEQLGQRVSYFGGAGKGQHTKMANQIMIAGTMTGLTEMLVYAKAAGLNLPQVLATLSSGGADNWSMDNYVPRILKGDYAPGFFAKHFLKDLRIALQEADRMSLDLPATKQAKLLYEAMVEDFDLGDDGTQGLIKTYEQKQ; from the coding sequence ATGCAAATTGGATTTATTGGGACGGGCGTCATGGGAACTGGGATTGTGAAGAATCTCTTACAGGCTGGTCGGTCAGTGGTCGTCTTCAACAGAACCAAGGCGCACGCACATGCCGTTTTGGATGCCGGGGCGACCTGGGCCGATACGCCACAAGCGGTCGCTACCCAATCGGATATCGTGATGACGATGGTGGGCTATCCCAGTGATGTGGAGGCCGTTTATTCTGGTGATCACGGTGTTTTTGCGGGGATTCAAGCTGGTAGTGTGGTGGTCGATATGACGACGAGTACGCCAGCTCTCGCAGTCAAATTAACCGAAATTGCCCATGACCATGGGGTTCAAGCACTGGATGCGCCCGTTTCTGGTGGTGACGTTGGCGCTAAGAACGCGACATTAACGGTTATGGTAGGGGGCGACCAGGGTGCGTACGACCGGGTCTTGCCAGTCTTTGAACAGTTGGGTCAGCGCGTGAGTTATTTTGGCGGTGCAGGTAAGGGGCAGCATACCAAGATGGCCAATCAAATCATGATTGCTGGGACGATGACGGGGCTGACGGAAATGTTGGTCTACGCCAAGGCAGCCGGATTGAATCTGCCACAGGTACTTGCAACGTTGAGTAGTGGTGGTGCTGACAACTGGAGCATGGACAACTACGTTCCCCGAATTCTGAAGGGGGATTACGCGCCCGGTTTCTTCGCTAAGCATTTTCTCAAAGACTTGCGAATTGCCTTGCAGGAGGCGGATCGGATGTCTCTCGATTTGCCCGCTACCAAGCAGGCTAAACTGCTCTATGAGGCCATGGTGGAAGACTTTGACTTAGGCGACGATGGGACACAGGGCCTGATCAAAACTTACGAACAGAAACAATGA
- a CDS encoding GNAT family N-acetyltransferase: MEIVISNAPFNRAAALALRQATFVTERGIPRDVEFDDRDTPERLYVVAYQRPELPVGTLRLEPQSATEMRFGRVCTSRQLRSQGIGRQVLQAGEAWAQEHGFLSGLIDGELTAKSFYERCGYQVIGEPFAEDGAPVVTLKKTF; encoded by the coding sequence ATGGAAATCGTGATTTCAAACGCTCCCTTTAATCGAGCAGCGGCCTTGGCCCTACGCCAGGCCACCTTTGTCACTGAACGGGGCATCCCCCGTGACGTTGAGTTCGATGACCGCGATACCCCTGAACGTTTGTACGTCGTGGCATACCAACGGCCAGAATTGCCCGTTGGTACGTTGCGCTTAGAACCCCAGTCGGCTACGGAAATGCGTTTTGGCCGGGTCTGCACCAGCCGGCAACTTCGCAGTCAAGGAATTGGGCGCCAAGTCCTCCAAGCTGGTGAAGCCTGGGCTCAGGAACACGGTTTTCTCTCCGGCTTAATTGACGGTGAACTGACGGCCAAGAGCTTTTACGAACGCTGTGGCTATCAGGTAATTGGGGAGCCATTCGCTGAAGATGGCGCACCGGTGGTAACTCTTAAAAAGACCTTTTAA
- a CDS encoding ABC transporter ATP-binding protein — MTKPLLELKNVVLKVNRNTPEEITILDHLNLTINAGDFITVLGSNGAGKSTLFNAIGGDLSIDSGQILLNGKDISHDSVEKRTSFLGRVFQDPKLGTAPRMTVAENLLLAERRGQRRGLMPRNLNRHMAHYKELTATMHNGLDERLTTATGNLSGGQRQALSFLMATLKRPEILLLDEHTAALDPRTGQDLMHLTNERVSQDKLTCLMITHHMEDALTYGNRLIVLHHGKVTYDVAGDKKQALTSEQLYSFFAEIE, encoded by the coding sequence ATGACTAAACCATTACTCGAACTTAAAAACGTGGTCTTAAAAGTTAATCGCAACACACCAGAAGAGATTACCATTCTGGACCACCTCAACCTCACCATTAACGCTGGGGATTTCATCACCGTGCTGGGTTCCAACGGGGCGGGGAAATCGACCCTCTTTAACGCCATTGGGGGTGACCTCAGTATCGATAGTGGTCAAATTCTTCTTAACGGTAAAGATATCTCCCATGACTCCGTGGAAAAACGCACCAGCTTTCTCGGCCGAGTCTTTCAAGACCCCAAACTGGGGACGGCTCCGCGGATGACCGTTGCCGAAAATTTATTACTCGCTGAACGCCGGGGTCAGCGACGCGGCCTCATGCCCCGTAATTTAAACCGACACATGGCCCACTACAAAGAACTGACAGCTACCATGCACAACGGCCTCGACGAACGGTTAACAACAGCGACCGGCAACCTCTCTGGTGGCCAACGCCAAGCATTAAGTTTCCTGATGGCAACTCTCAAGCGTCCTGAAATTCTGTTACTGGACGAACATACGGCGGCTCTCGACCCCCGGACTGGGCAAGACTTGATGCACCTAACCAACGAACGGGTCTCCCAAGACAAGCTAACCTGTTTGATGATCACTCATCACATGGAAGACGCCCTGACCTACGGCAACCGGCTAATTGTCTTGCACCACGGCAAAGTCACTTACGACGTGGCGGGCGACAAGAAGCAAGCACTGACTAGCGAACAGCTCTACAGCTTCTTCGCTGAGATCGAATAG
- a CDS encoding ABC transporter permease, whose amino-acid sequence MSLAVSTIGQGLLWAVLGVGLFLTFRILDFADMTVEGTFPLGAATAVAAISNGMNPLLATLLAFAIGAIAGLITGLLYTKGHIPILLAGILVMTACYSVNLRIMGRANVSLLGKSTLFKNHFLASLPQYFDSVVLGAVVMIVITTLVIYFLQTELGQGFIATGDNQTMARSLGINTDNMKIMGLMVSNGLIAFGGALVAQNNGYSDVNMGIGIIVIALASIIIGEVAFGDLTLNQRLVAVTLGSILYRFVLLLVLKLGFSANDLNLISSIILAICMMLPVFKNIFNFKHILKRGLDTND is encoded by the coding sequence ATGAGTTTAGCAGTATCCACAATCGGGCAAGGCCTACTCTGGGCCGTCCTCGGGGTTGGGTTATTCCTGACCTTTAGAATTCTAGATTTTGCCGACATGACCGTTGAAGGGACGTTCCCCTTGGGAGCGGCCACGGCCGTCGCCGCCATCAGTAACGGAATGAACCCGCTACTTGCTACACTATTAGCGTTCGCCATTGGTGCCATCGCTGGACTCATCACTGGTCTGCTCTACACCAAGGGCCACATTCCCATTTTGTTAGCCGGCATCTTAGTCATGACGGCCTGCTACTCCGTTAACTTACGGATCATGGGTCGGGCCAACGTTTCTTTATTAGGAAAATCCACATTGTTTAAGAACCACTTTCTGGCTTCCCTACCCCAATACTTCGATAGTGTTGTGTTAGGCGCAGTCGTTATGATTGTCATCACGACCCTGGTCATCTACTTCCTCCAAACGGAACTTGGCCAAGGCTTCATCGCCACTGGTGATAACCAGACGATGGCTCGATCACTCGGAATCAACACCGACAACATGAAAATCATGGGACTGATGGTCTCCAACGGTTTAATCGCCTTCGGGGGCGCCCTGGTTGCCCAAAACAACGGTTACTCTGACGTCAACATGGGTATCGGAATCATCGTTATCGCCTTGGCTTCCATCATCATTGGTGAGGTGGCCTTTGGTGACTTGACCCTGAACCAACGGCTAGTCGCCGTCACCCTGGGGAGCATTCTCTACCGGTTCGTCCTCCTATTGGTCCTCAAGCTAGGGTTCAGCGCCAACGACCTTAACCTGATTTCCTCCATCATTCTGGCTATCTGCATGATGTTGCCGGTCTTCAAAAACATTTTCAACTTCAAGCATATTTTGAAACGGGGGTTGGATACCAATGACTAA
- the trpX gene encoding tryptophan ABC transporter substrate-binding protein, with the protein MKRLYGLITILLVFLGFAFVQEKHQTAQKAKVPTVGILQLLSHPALDAIHKGIIHGLAEEGYHVGKNVKIDFQNAQNDQSNLKTMSARFVNENADAMIGIATPSAQALANASSNIPVVLGAITDPEGAHLVKSNEHPGNNVTGVSDQAPLKSQLKLIQKIMPNMKTLGIIYTSSDDSATAQYHQFAALCKQQHVTLKAYSIANTNDLNQVAQQMVSQVDAVYVPTDNTVASAMQTLVSTANAKKVPVFPAVDTMVKAGGLATLSINQYKLGVQTGKMTAAILKGKKPADTPIKFERKGEMTINLSQAKKLGITLPASVVKEAKEHGEVFK; encoded by the coding sequence ATGAAACGATTATACGGACTCATTACCATTTTACTTGTTTTTCTCGGTTTCGCCTTTGTTCAAGAGAAACACCAAACTGCTCAGAAAGCCAAGGTACCAACGGTCGGCATCTTACAACTCCTTTCTCACCCGGCCCTGGATGCCATCCATAAAGGAATCATTCACGGGTTAGCCGAAGAGGGCTACCACGTTGGTAAAAACGTGAAGATCGACTTTCAAAACGCACAAAATGATCAGAGTAATCTGAAAACGATGAGTGCCCGCTTCGTCAACGAGAACGCCGATGCCATGATTGGCATTGCCACGCCATCCGCGCAAGCGCTGGCCAATGCCAGTTCCAACATCCCCGTCGTTCTTGGAGCCATCACCGACCCCGAGGGAGCCCACCTGGTCAAGAGTAACGAACACCCTGGTAACAACGTCACTGGCGTTTCCGACCAAGCACCACTCAAGTCACAATTAAAATTGATTCAAAAAATCATGCCAAACATGAAGACATTAGGCATCATCTACACATCCTCAGATGACTCAGCCACCGCACAGTACCACCAATTCGCAGCCCTCTGCAAACAACAACATGTGACGCTGAAGGCCTACTCCATTGCGAACACCAATGATTTAAACCAAGTTGCTCAACAAATGGTCAGCCAAGTCGACGCCGTTTACGTACCAACCGACAATACCGTGGCCAGTGCCATGCAGACGTTGGTCTCCACAGCCAATGCCAAGAAGGTCCCCGTTTTCCCAGCCGTCGATACGATGGTCAAGGCCGGTGGATTAGCAACGTTAAGTATCAACCAATACAAGCTTGGTGTTCAAACGGGTAAGATGACTGCCGCTATTTTAAAGGGTAAGAAACCCGCCGACACACCGATTAAGTTTGAACGCAAAGGTGAAATGACCATTAACTTATCACAAGCCAAAAAATTGGGCATCACGTTGCCAGCGTCAGTTGTTAAGGAAGCCAAAGAACACGGGGAGGTCTTCAAATGA
- a CDS encoding DegV family protein: MKIAILTDTSAGIAFDEAKQRHIHLLSAPIMFGNRQYHEYEDLSTADYYRLMRLSKSKKMVPTAPQLSMQTIQAACAELAQDGVTDVVIIGPSLGISGFVNTLAAFVENITSVHVHPWDSRGILTTMGEQVRLAAALADRGATIDEIFEQLTKLRATTHSAFVIDSIKPLLRTGAVNPSHSPGPAPILPGKPILVFESNGKMRVAGSALRLKGALSDFLDDLATDIAGVAPVKATILNADQPETTDQWVATAQERFPTVTFETALIGPSFGVHVGDGAMGLAWCQDYRSLLAPENEN; this comes from the coding sequence ATGAAGATTGCAATCCTGACGGACACGTCGGCTGGTATTGCCTTTGATGAGGCTAAACAACGGCACATCCACCTGTTATCAGCACCAATCATGTTTGGTAACCGGCAGTATCACGAGTACGAAGACTTGAGTACCGCGGATTATTATCGGTTGATGCGGCTATCTAAGTCTAAAAAAATGGTGCCAACCGCACCGCAATTGTCTATGCAGACGATTCAGGCGGCTTGTGCTGAGTTAGCTCAAGATGGGGTGACTGACGTCGTCATCATTGGGCCATCACTTGGTATTTCGGGCTTTGTGAATACGCTGGCCGCATTCGTGGAAAACATCACTAGCGTCCACGTGCATCCCTGGGATTCACGCGGTATCTTAACCACCATGGGTGAACAGGTTCGCTTAGCTGCGGCTTTGGCCGACCGGGGGGCGACCATCGATGAAATCTTTGAGCAGTTGACGAAGCTGCGGGCCACCACCCACAGTGCCTTTGTGATTGACTCCATTAAGCCACTGTTACGGACCGGTGCGGTAAATCCCAGTCATAGTCCTGGTCCAGCACCAATTTTGCCAGGTAAACCGATCTTAGTCTTCGAATCAAACGGGAAAATGCGAGTTGCCGGGAGTGCTTTGCGGTTGAAAGGGGCTCTCAGCGATTTCTTAGATGATCTGGCAACCGACATTGCTGGGGTCGCCCCGGTCAAGGCAACGATTCTGAACGCCGACCAACCGGAGACCACTGACCAGTGGGTGGCGACCGCCCAGGAACGCTTTCCTACCGTGACTTTTGAGACGGCTTTGATTGGTCCGAGCTTCGGCGTTCACGTCGGTGATGGAGCTATGGGACTCGCTTGGTGCCAAGATTATCGCAGCCTGTTAGCTCCCGAAAATGAGAACTAA
- a CDS encoding ABC transporter substrate-binding protein — MKKLLMSGIALLGLGLVLAGCSSKSTASNGNLKVGMLQVVQHGSLDEARQGFKAGLKQELKAHHKSTKVTYHYLNAQGDQANLNTMSQQLVQQKNDLLVGIATPAAQALAKKTKTTPTLVTAVTDLKSAGLVKSSSKPQTNVSGTSDMTPVGLQLKLLASMVKGNKPLGVMYNSSEENSVLQVKLAKAYAKKHHLNLKIVSATSTNDVTSVLAGLTGKVSGLYLPTDNLMASAMKTIGQKAKAAKLPVVTGSIEMAQDGGTATYGINYYDLGKQTGKMAYDVLVNKKKPQNMAVQESKKLHLYINQTNTKAIGMKPSQITKP; from the coding sequence ATGAAAAAACTACTTATGAGTGGCATTGCCTTATTAGGTTTAGGGTTAGTTTTAGCAGGGTGTTCCAGCAAGTCGACCGCCAGCAACGGCAACTTAAAGGTTGGGATGTTGCAGGTCGTGCAGCACGGGTCACTCGACGAGGCTCGGCAAGGATTCAAAGCCGGTTTGAAGCAGGAATTGAAGGCCCATCACAAATCGACTAAGGTGACCTACCACTACTTAAACGCACAGGGTGATCAAGCTAACTTGAATACCATGAGTCAACAATTGGTTCAACAAAAGAATGATTTATTAGTTGGTATCGCCACCCCAGCCGCTCAGGCCTTAGCCAAGAAGACGAAGACCACCCCAACGTTGGTCACCGCCGTGACTGATTTAAAGTCAGCTGGTTTGGTCAAATCCAGCAGTAAGCCGCAGACCAACGTCAGTGGAACGAGTGATATGACGCCGGTGGGCCTGCAACTCAAGTTATTGGCTAGCATGGTCAAAGGCAACAAGCCACTGGGAGTGATGTACAACTCTTCGGAAGAAAATTCTGTTCTACAAGTTAAGCTTGCTAAGGCGTACGCCAAGAAGCACCATTTGAATTTGAAGATTGTCAGTGCCACTAGCACCAACGATGTGACCAGTGTGTTAGCTGGTTTGACCGGCAAGGTATCTGGCCTGTACTTACCAACCGACAACTTGATGGCGAGTGCCATGAAGACCATCGGCCAGAAGGCTAAGGCTGCCAAGTTACCAGTCGTCACTGGATCGATTGAAATGGCGCAAGATGGTGGGACCGCTACTTACGGCATCAACTACTACGACTTGGGCAAGCAGACCGGGAAGATGGCCTACGACGTCTTAGTTAACAAAAAGAAGCCACAAAACATGGCTGTTCAAGAATCTAAGAAATTGCATTTATACATTAACCAGACCAACACCAAAGCAATTGGCATGAAGCCTAGTCAAATTACGAAACCTTAG
- a CDS encoding ABC transporter permease: MLITSIGQGLLWAPLVIGVFITFRILDIPDLTTEGSFPLGAAVTVSAMLSGQSAVTASLLGFLAGCVAGWVTGILDTKLHMPSLLAGILTMTGLYSVNMHIMGKSNVPLLSQKVLTNYLPATWSVDLQTIVVGALVTGVVVAVLIWLFKTRLGLSLMATGNNAAMSSANGIYTDRMVIIGYMVSNGCIALSGALIAQSNGYADIGMGIGTIVIGLASVLVGEIFLRGRQIWLRLSAMVLGAIIYRYLLTVAMGLGFPVDDLKILSAGILVIVICLPIIRNKYRTRQQLKRYLKQLGADEHEAKPVSSLKRQASPEGLLSRDTK; the protein is encoded by the coding sequence ATGTTAATCACCAGTATCGGGCAGGGCCTCCTGTGGGCACCCCTAGTCATCGGCGTTTTCATCACGTTCCGCATCTTAGATATTCCCGATTTAACCACCGAGGGGAGCTTCCCTTTGGGGGCGGCTGTGACGGTCAGCGCCATGTTGAGTGGTCAGTCCGCAGTCACTGCCAGCTTACTGGGCTTCCTCGCTGGCTGTGTGGCCGGTTGGGTCACCGGTATCCTCGACACCAAGCTACACATGCCATCCTTACTTGCCGGTATTTTGACGATGACCGGGCTGTACTCCGTCAACATGCACATCATGGGTAAGTCTAACGTGCCGCTGTTATCACAGAAAGTTTTGACCAATTACTTACCAGCGACGTGGTCAGTCGATTTGCAAACGATTGTCGTTGGGGCACTGGTTACTGGGGTTGTGGTGGCCGTCTTGATCTGGTTGTTCAAGACACGGTTAGGATTGTCTTTAATGGCCACTGGGAACAACGCGGCCATGAGCTCGGCCAACGGAATTTACACGGACCGGATGGTCATTATCGGTTACATGGTCTCCAACGGGTGCATCGCTTTATCCGGAGCCCTGATTGCGCAAAGCAACGGGTACGCTGATATTGGGATGGGAATTGGGACCATCGTGATTGGATTGGCCTCAGTCTTGGTTGGGGAAATCTTCTTACGGGGCCGGCAGATTTGGTTACGCCTGTCTGCCATGGTTCTGGGGGCCATCATCTACCGTTACTTATTGACGGTGGCGATGGGGTTAGGTTTCCCGGTCGACGACCTCAAAATTCTTTCGGCGGGAATCTTAGTCATTGTCATTTGCCTGCCAATCATTCGCAACAAGTACCGGACACGTCAACAACTTAAACGTTACCTCAAACAGTTAGGAGCCGATGAACATGAAGCAAAACCAGTCAGCAGTCTTAAGCGTCAAGCATCTCCAGAAGGTCTTCTTTCCCGGGACACCAAATGA